The following proteins come from a genomic window of Vallitaleaceae bacterium 9-2:
- a CDS encoding beta-galactosidase, with amino-acid sequence MNDINQSILFGGDYNPDQWDEKTMREDMELLVEAGVNTVSLPVFSWAKLEPEEGVYDFKWLDRILEILWEHKIYVFLATPTSAQPAWLSTKYPEVLPVDIQGRKRTHGMRVFFCVNSKKYRERAAAIAMAMAKRYKDYPGLIGWHVANEYGTYCYCDTCQKKFRVWLKEKYGSLEALNTKWNTAFWGRTLTDFDEVMLPTQLNDDYRFNPVIQLDYLRFVTDSTIECFNNEATIVKSETPHLPVFTNISGFIKKIDQFKMVPHMDFAGWDNYPAPTDAWSFPAMKHDIMRAANNGKSYCVMEQSPNQQNWQPYNKLKRPGEVRKIAYQGLAHGSDSSLFFQMRQSIAGQEKYHGAFISHSGKKDTRIYKEISALGAELKKLEGTFRGATTHSDVGILFDWESWWALELASGPTKDMNYLEQVHYYYDAFYKQNISVDMLKVTSDLSKYKVIVAPLLYMIEETLAEKIEAFVEAGGVFIATYMTGYVDVYDHCSYGAYPGPLKRVLGMWVEEIDALRPEENNRIRRVDGMGESRSYPCGFLCDLIRLEGAQPIAVYEQDFYAQMPAVTLNGFGKGEAYYIGTQVHESYLEELVASVCKKVHVTSPFAFEGEVEIRTRKNESGTYYFIINFSVKSGRVDLERSTYHNLLDGQTYSGKVELNPNTVMVLMLV; translated from the coding sequence ATGAATGATATAAATCAATCCATTCTTTTTGGCGGAGATTATAATCCGGATCAATGGGATGAAAAAACAATGCGAGAAGATATGGAACTTCTTGTAGAAGCGGGAGTTAACACGGTTTCTTTGCCTGTGTTTTCATGGGCGAAGCTTGAGCCGGAAGAAGGGGTATATGATTTTAAGTGGTTAGATAGGATTTTGGAGATACTTTGGGAGCATAAGATTTATGTCTTTTTGGCGACGCCGACTAGTGCTCAACCGGCTTGGCTTTCTACAAAATACCCTGAAGTACTTCCGGTAGACATTCAAGGGCGAAAGCGTACCCATGGTATGCGTGTTTTTTTCTGTGTGAATAGCAAAAAATATAGAGAGCGCGCGGCAGCAATAGCAATGGCAATGGCTAAGCGCTATAAAGATTACCCGGGGCTAATCGGCTGGCATGTAGCGAATGAATATGGAACCTATTGTTATTGTGATACGTGTCAAAAAAAATTCAGAGTATGGTTAAAAGAAAAATATGGATCGTTGGAAGCGTTAAACACCAAGTGGAATACTGCTTTTTGGGGGAGGACATTAACGGATTTTGATGAAGTGATGTTGCCGACGCAACTCAATGATGACTATCGATTTAATCCGGTTATCCAGCTGGACTATTTACGTTTTGTCACGGATTCAACCATTGAATGCTTTAATAATGAAGCGACAATTGTAAAATCAGAGACGCCACATCTGCCGGTCTTTACCAATATCTCAGGATTCATCAAAAAAATCGATCAGTTTAAGATGGTGCCACATATGGATTTTGCCGGTTGGGATAACTATCCGGCGCCAACAGATGCATGGAGCTTTCCGGCGATGAAGCATGATATTATGCGGGCGGCAAACAATGGAAAGTCGTACTGTGTTATGGAACAATCCCCTAATCAGCAAAACTGGCAGCCTTATAATAAGTTGAAGCGACCGGGGGAAGTAAGAAAAATCGCATATCAAGGATTGGCACATGGATCCGATAGTAGTCTGTTTTTCCAAATGCGACAATCGATTGCTGGGCAAGAAAAGTATCATGGAGCATTTATCTCTCATAGTGGAAAAAAAGATACTCGCATTTACAAAGAAATAAGTGCCCTAGGTGCTGAATTAAAAAAGCTGGAAGGGACATTTAGAGGTGCAACGACACATTCAGATGTAGGAATCTTGTTTGATTGGGAGAGTTGGTGGGCGCTTGAGCTTGCTAGTGGACCGACCAAAGACATGAATTACCTTGAACAGGTGCATTACTACTACGATGCATTTTATAAGCAAAACATATCCGTGGATATGTTAAAGGTCACTTCGGATCTTTCTAAGTATAAAGTAATTGTTGCACCGCTATTATATATGATTGAGGAAACATTGGCAGAAAAAATAGAAGCTTTTGTAGAAGCAGGCGGAGTTTTTATTGCAACATATATGACGGGATATGTAGATGTCTATGATCATTGCAGTTATGGAGCATATCCAGGTCCGCTAAAACGTGTCCTTGGTATGTGGGTTGAAGAAATCGATGCACTAAGACCAGAGGAAAATAATAGGATTCGAAGGGTGGATGGCATGGGAGAATCAAGAAGTTACCCGTGTGGATTCTTATGTGATCTCATCCGGTTAGAAGGGGCGCAACCCATTGCAGTTTATGAGCAGGACTTTTATGCGCAGATGCCGGCGGTAACGCTTAATGGCTTTGGAAAAGGAGAAGCCTATTACATTGGCACACAAGTACATGAAAGCTATCTGGAGGAGTTGGTAGCTTCGGTGTGTAAAAAAGTGCATGTGACATCGCCTTTTGCATTTGAAGGGGAAGTTGAGATTAGAACAAGAAAAAATGAATCAGGGACGTATTATTTTATTATCAATTTTTCTGTAAAATCTGGAAGGGTTGATTTGGAGCGAAGTACATACCATAATTTGCTAGATGGACAGACATATAGTGGTAAGGTTGAACTTAATCCTAATACCGTTATGGTTTTGATGTTAGTCTAG
- a CDS encoding LacI family DNA-binding transcriptional regulator, whose product MAMKAKDLAKKLGISPASVSLVLNNKPGVSEKTRQMVLDALTEYGCENLMADSPKEKKTVLFLVYRKNVAKVEESPYFSQIFSGIIEGVECQVKNCGYKLMVAYVDSLSIVNEVARIREEEIDGLLILATEMIEEQMKLFTDMHVPTIIIDNYMENKDMDCVAINNEQGVDLAITHLVNMGHRDIGYLHIEGNANNFVERYYGFLRAVRENALELNEEHILSFTTHGGDDLYLQLKKQLSQLSSMPTAFFADNDIVAIWATKVLREIGYRVPQDVSLVGFDNISLSQMIDPALTTIQTPKYPIGCVAVNLLANKIEGKLEDVFDGIQKVEMKTTLIQRQSVMQRV is encoded by the coding sequence ATGGCAATGAAAGCGAAAGATTTGGCAAAAAAGCTTGGCATTTCACCTGCTAGTGTTTCTTTAGTTTTAAATAATAAACCGGGTGTTAGTGAAAAAACAAGGCAAATGGTTTTAGATGCACTGACAGAGTATGGGTGCGAAAACTTAATGGCAGATAGTCCAAAAGAAAAGAAGACAGTACTATTTTTGGTTTATCGTAAAAATGTGGCAAAAGTTGAAGAATCGCCGTATTTTTCTCAGATATTTTCTGGAATCATCGAAGGCGTTGAATGCCAGGTGAAAAACTGCGGATATAAACTAATGGTGGCATATGTCGATAGTCTGTCGATAGTAAATGAAGTGGCGCGAATACGCGAAGAGGAAATTGATGGGTTGCTGATTTTGGCAACGGAAATGATAGAAGAACAGATGAAGCTGTTTACAGATATGCATGTGCCGACGATTATTATTGATAACTACATGGAGAACAAAGACATGGACTGTGTGGCGATTAATAATGAACAAGGTGTGGATTTGGCAATAACACATTTGGTAAATATGGGACATAGAGATATTGGCTATTTGCATATTGAAGGTAATGCAAATAATTTTGTGGAACGGTATTACGGCTTTTTAAGAGCGGTTCGTGAGAATGCGCTTGAGCTAAATGAAGAACATATACTCAGTTTTACTACCCATGGCGGCGATGATTTGTATCTGCAGTTGAAAAAGCAACTGAGCCAATTGTCGTCTATGCCGACTGCTTTTTTTGCTGATAATGATATTGTGGCGATTTGGGCGACAAAAGTGCTTAGAGAAATTGGGTATAGAGTTCCACAAGACGTATCTCTGGTTGGTTTTGATAATATCTCTTTGTCGCAAATGATTGACCCTGCATTAACAACAATTCAAACGCCAAAGTATCCCATTGGATGTGTGGCAGTGAATTTGCTTGCCAATAAGATTGAAGGTAAGTTAGAAGATGTTTTTGACGGGATACAAAAAGTTGAGATGAAAACCACCCTCATTCAGCGCCAGAGTGTTATGCAACGTGTATAA
- a CDS encoding carbohydrate ABC transporter permease, which translates to MKKINYGIKHIVLSVVSFISIFPFIWMLISITNYSKDITMGKLTFGYALIDNVRKAFATADIGRAFWNSTQLAVVITITSLIVCSLAGYAFVIFPSKGKNIIFMVLIASMMVPFAARIIPMFRMFASVNLLNNYLAIILPAIGAPFLVFYFKQNTHAFPVETIQAARVDGCKEYQIFFKIFMPMMKSTYASAAIFAFMASWNNYMWPLIALQSNQKFTLPLTVSNLAAGFNPDYGIIMVGIVISTLPTVLVFFLLQRQFVEGVIGSVK; encoded by the coding sequence ATGAAAAAAATAAACTATGGAATAAAACATATAGTGCTGAGTGTTGTCTCATTTATTTCGATTTTTCCATTTATATGGATGTTGATAAGCATAACGAACTATTCTAAGGATATTACGATGGGAAAACTGACCTTTGGTTATGCGTTGATTGACAATGTGAGAAAAGCTTTTGCAACAGCAGATATCGGAAGAGCGTTTTGGAATTCAACGCAGTTGGCGGTTGTTATTACCATTACATCATTGATTGTGTGTTCTCTAGCTGGCTATGCTTTTGTGATTTTTCCATCCAAAGGAAAAAATATAATATTTATGGTCCTTATTGCATCAATGATGGTTCCTTTTGCTGCAAGGATTATTCCGATGTTTCGCATGTTTGCAAGTGTGAATTTGTTGAATAATTACTTGGCGATTATTCTACCGGCAATCGGTGCGCCGTTTTTGGTGTTTTATTTTAAACAAAACACCCATGCATTTCCTGTTGAGACGATACAGGCAGCAAGAGTGGATGGGTGTAAAGAATACCAAATCTTTTTTAAGATTTTTATGCCCATGATGAAGTCTACATATGCCTCGGCTGCAATTTTTGCATTTATGGCAAGTTGGAATAATTATATGTGGCCATTAATTGCCTTGCAAAGCAATCAAAAATTTACCTTGCCGCTCACGGTGTCAAATTTAGCGGCAGGCTTTAATCCGGATTATGGCATCATCATGGTTGGAATTGTTATATCAACATTACCGACAGTGCTTGTCTTCTTCTTGTTGCAACGACAATTTGTTGAAGGGGTTATTGGGTCAGTTAAATAA
- a CDS encoding sugar ABC transporter permease yields the protein MVRFQLKTKEKKILIGWSMILLAALFIIVFSYIPMVQAFFLSLKTGKGANLTFDGFSNYKRMLGDATFWVTIKNTLFYAIVQIPVMLFLALLLATFLNDPGLKGRGIYRTCIFLPCVTSLVSYAILFKNIFAVDGLVNNLLISLQVIDSPIGFVTDAFWARVIIIIALVWRHTGYYMIFYLSAMQNIDGSIYEAAQLDGCSGRQQFLKITVPMLKPIVFLTSVMALNSTLQLFDEVVNLTNGGPGNATRTISEYIYDLSFNYVPSYGYSAAISYVVFLIVVVLTLVQKGVMKER from the coding sequence GTGGTGCGGTTTCAACTAAAGACAAAAGAAAAGAAAATACTTATCGGATGGTCAATGATTTTACTTGCAGCATTGTTTATCATCGTATTTAGTTATATCCCAATGGTACAAGCTTTTTTCTTGTCGCTTAAGACGGGAAAAGGAGCAAACTTAACCTTTGATGGCTTTAGCAATTATAAACGTATGTTAGGTGATGCGACATTTTGGGTGACAATTAAAAATACGCTCTTTTATGCCATTGTTCAAATTCCTGTCATGCTATTTTTGGCATTGCTTTTAGCAACGTTTTTGAATGATCCTGGGCTAAAAGGGCGAGGGATATATCGCACCTGCATCTTTTTGCCTTGTGTTACATCTCTTGTGTCCTATGCGATTTTATTTAAAAATATTTTTGCGGTGGATGGTTTGGTCAATAACTTGTTGATATCTTTGCAGGTCATTGATAGTCCGATTGGATTTGTAACGGATGCGTTTTGGGCGCGAGTGATTATTATTATAGCCTTGGTATGGAGGCATACCGGTTACTATATGATTTTTTACTTATCGGCAATGCAAAATATTGATGGTTCAATCTATGAAGCGGCACAACTTGACGGATGTAGTGGTCGACAACAATTTTTAAAAATTACCGTGCCCATGTTAAAGCCTATTGTGTTTTTAACAAGTGTCATGGCGCTTAATTCAACGCTTCAGTTATTTGATGAGGTAGTGAATCTGACCAATGGAGGTCCGGGGAATGCAACGCGGACAATATCAGAATACATATATGACCTATCGTTTAATTATGTTCCAAGTTATGGGTACTCGGCGGCGATATCCTATGTAGTATTTCTTATTGTAGTTGTACTGACGTTGGTGCAGAAAGGAGTCATGAAAGAACGATGA
- a CDS encoding extracellular solute-binding protein — protein MRRKSWVLFFALVLSVSMIAGCSRGVEGDDTDVTGDSSSEQDAKDQVQNEEQEDAVELTVWGWDASFNGLAMEEADKLYEGAKINFVEMGKADCLQKIHTTLASGVTTDLPDIVIISDLAVQGYLMAYPGAFKPMDAVIDYDTFAKYKKDMLSYEGVGYGVPFDTGVAGLFYRTDYIEEAGYTQEQMQDLTWDEYLALGEKLAENGKLLQTYNSNDISEFQIMLQSAGTWYTDSSGQANFSENAALKESIDIFKRLNDSGFVKIASDWTGFTGAINGGEVACVIRGSWISSVIKAGEDQSGLWKVAPIPRLSVEGATNKSNQGGSSWFVLADSKNADVAADFLKNTFASSNELYNTLLTEKNIMGTYLPAATVEAYGAEDPFFGNMKVNQTLATWLSEIPAVDTGVYTAEAQAAILAVMPGILDGDDVQSALEAANDQFNQMVQE, from the coding sequence ATGAGAAGAAAAAGTTGGGTGTTATTTTTTGCATTAGTTTTATCTGTGTCAATGATTGCCGGATGCAGTCGAGGTGTTGAAGGCGACGATACAGATGTAACTGGCGATAGTAGTTCAGAACAAGATGCAAAAGATCAAGTGCAAAATGAAGAACAAGAAGATGCAGTTGAACTTACTGTATGGGGATGGGATGCTTCATTTAACGGTCTAGCCATGGAAGAGGCAGATAAGTTATATGAAGGGGCAAAAATTAATTTTGTAGAAATGGGAAAAGCAGATTGTCTACAAAAAATTCATACGACGCTAGCATCTGGAGTGACGACGGACTTGCCAGACATTGTGATTATTAGTGACTTAGCTGTGCAGGGGTATTTGATGGCCTATCCGGGAGCGTTTAAACCGATGGACGCAGTAATTGATTATGATACATTTGCAAAGTATAAAAAAGATATGTTGTCATATGAAGGCGTAGGATATGGAGTGCCGTTTGATACAGGCGTTGCGGGCTTATTTTACCGTACGGATTATATTGAAGAGGCAGGGTATACACAAGAACAAATGCAAGATTTGACATGGGATGAGTATCTTGCTTTAGGTGAAAAACTAGCAGAAAATGGGAAGTTGTTACAAACCTATAATTCCAATGATATTTCAGAATTCCAAATTATGCTTCAATCGGCAGGGACTTGGTATACAGATTCTTCAGGACAAGCGAATTTTTCGGAGAATGCAGCATTAAAAGAGTCTATAGATATATTTAAAAGATTAAATGATAGTGGATTTGTAAAAATTGCAAGTGACTGGACAGGATTTACAGGAGCAATTAATGGCGGTGAAGTGGCATGTGTAATTCGTGGCTCATGGATTTCGAGTGTAATCAAGGCAGGCGAAGATCAAAGCGGGCTGTGGAAAGTGGCGCCGATTCCAAGATTGAGTGTAGAAGGGGCAACAAATAAATCAAATCAAGGTGGGTCAAGCTGGTTTGTTTTGGCTGACAGTAAAAACGCAGATGTTGCTGCAGACTTTTTAAAAAATACATTTGCATCCAGCAACGAATTGTATAATACCTTATTGACAGAAAAAAACATCATGGGTACGTATTTGCCTGCAGCTACGGTAGAAGCTTATGGTGCAGAGGATCCCTTCTTTGGAAATATGAAAGTTAATCAAACGTTAGCGACGTGGTTATCTGAGATACCGGCGGTAGATACAGGGGTTTATACAGCGGAGGCGCAAGCGGCTATTTTGGCGGTTATGCCGGGAATTTTAGATGGAGATGATGTTCAGTCAGCATTAGAGGCGGCTAACGATCAGTTTAATCAAATGGTGCAGGAGTAA